In the genome of Anabaena cylindrica PCC 7122, the window AGATCCAAATTCTTTTTATGACGCAGCAACTTGTATTTTAGTAATGCATTTTCTTCCAGATGATGGCAGTAAATTAGCTTTATTGCAAAATATTTCCCAACGGCTAAAATCATCAGGTACTTTTATTTTAGTGGATATTTTTGGTGAAAAAGGTACTCAGGAATTTGAAAGAATGATTGCTATCATCAAAGTTTATTGGGAACAAATGGGAATCACACCAACAAAAATAACAGAAGGATTAGAAACAATCAAAAAAGGTGTTTTTCCTATTCCAGAAATAAGAGTAGTGGAATTATTGCAGCAAGCTGGTTTTTGCAATATTTTGAGATTTTATACAGGGCTTTGGGTTGGTGGTTGGGTAGCAACTAAAAACTCTTGAGGTTTGCTATTCAGTTTGTCTATAATTTTATTCCTATTCCTACAGATTATACCAATTTAAAATGAAGTTGTATAAAATAGCTAATCATAATTAATCGCAGATAAACACAGATAACCACAGATGGAATACAGATGATTTGATCAATTTGATGATTATGTGCCGCCTCATATAAAATTAGTATTACTAAGTGATGAGTTATCTGTTTCGTTTATTGCGTTTATGTAATATAATGAAAAAAATCCAAAAATATCTTTATGACTACCTTCCTATCTAACCAAAATAAACATACTGTTTCCAACATCGTTACAGAAAACGAAACTGAAGCTATAAAACAACTTGCGGAATTACTCAAACAGGAAAATAGTCAACTAAGATTAGTAGCTAATGGTCAAGAAGTCGCTGTTTCTGATTCTGTTTTTGATGTATTACGTGAAATTGTCCGGGAAATGGCATTAGGCAATTATGTATCTATAGTTACATACAATCCAGAACTCACAACTCAACAAGCGGCTGATTTGTTAAATGTTTCACGTCCCTATCTGATTAAGTTATTAGAACAAGGTGAACTTCCTTATATTATGGTAGGAACTCATAGACGTGTGAGATTTGGTGATTTAATGAAATACAAGGAAAATCGAGATATAAAACGTGATAAATTTCTGACTGAGCTAACTCAAATGAGTCAAGAAGCAGGATTTTATGAATAGGAGTCATTAAAAACTTAAAATGGCTAGACACTTGGTTATATTAGACTCTTGTGTTTTGTTTCCAATGTACTTGCGCGACACTCTACTTCGTTGTGCTTGGGGCGGTTTATATATACCCTTTTGGTCACAAGAAATCCTTGATGGTGCAACTCGGGATCTTGTACTCACAGATAAAATGCAATCAGATAAAGCAAAGAATCTTGAGACACAAATAAAAATACATTTTCCAGAGGCTATGGTTGAAGTACCGTCTGGGTTAGTTCAAGTTATGACAAATCACCTTGGAGACCGTCATGTTATGGCTGCGGCTGTAGTGGTTAAAGCTAATATAATTGTTACCTCAAACCTGAAACATTTTCAAGAGAAGGATTTAGCTCCTTGGCAAATTAAAGCACAATCTCCAGATGTATTTTTAACTGAACTATATAATTTTTATCCACAACAAGTTATTGCGGTATTATAGCGACAATCTCAAAGTTTGAAAAACCCACTGTTGAGTTTTGTTGAACTTCTCGATTTACTCAGTAAAGAAGTACCAATATTTACGAGTAATATTAAATCTCAAATTTCATAACCTAAAGTTCACCACAAAATGCTAAATCTAGTAACGTTAAACTATAAGAAACCAACGTGAAAGCACAAGTTTTTAGAGGCGTAAATCAATTATCCTACGAAGAAATTCCAGTTCCTACCCTAGAAGCAGATGAAGTGCTGGTGCAGGTGCGGGTTGTGGGGTTGTGTCAGTCAGATATTAAAAAAATTCGTTATCCCCTCTATGAACCACCACGCATATTTGGACATGAAACTGCTGGAACGATCGCATCTGTAGGTGCTAATGTGAAGGGGTGGACGGTAGGACAACGGGTGGCAGTGATGCACCATATCCCATGTATGCGTTGTTCCTATTGCTTAAATGATAATTTTTCCATGTGCGATGTTTATAAAAATATCTCCACTACCGCAGGTTTTAACGCCAGTGGTGGCGGTTTTGCTGAGTATGTGAAAGTCCCAGGACACATTGTCCAGAATGGGGGGTTGATTCCCATACCGAATGATATCAGTTTTGAAGAAGCGAGTTTTGTGGAACCGACTAATTGCTGTTTAAAAGCAGTCAAAAAGGCTCAAATTGCACCGGGACAAACTGTATTAGTGACAGGGGCGGGGCCAATTGGGTTAATGTTTATGATGTTGGTGAAGTATTTTGGTGCTAGAGCGATCGCAACTGACTTACTTCCCTCTAGAATTGAAAAAGCTCTAAATGTAGGTGCAGAAGCCGCGTTCGATGCGCGAGATCCCGATTTACCTGCAAAAATTCAAGCTTTAACTGGGGGAATGGGTGTTGATGTCACC includes:
- a CDS encoding class I SAM-dependent methyltransferase, whose product is MAEQTINFDSNPPVATNEYDTMIQMALPGYEVMHNMTLSVLRASLPEKANLLIVGAGSGMELVKFGKSNSQWQMLGVDPSSNMLSIAQNKIEEYGLSAQIKLFAGYTHDLDPNSFYDAATCILVMHFLPDDGSKLALLQNISQRLKSSGTFILVDIFGEKGTQEFERMIAIIKVYWEQMGITPTKITEGLETIKKGVFPIPEIRVVELLQQAGFCNILRFYTGLWVGGWVATKNS
- a CDS encoding helix-turn-helix domain-containing protein — protein: MTTFLSNQNKHTVSNIVTENETEAIKQLAELLKQENSQLRLVANGQEVAVSDSVFDVLREIVREMALGNYVSIVTYNPELTTQQAADLLNVSRPYLIKLLEQGELPYIMVGTHRRVRFGDLMKYKENRDIKRDKFLTELTQMSQEAGFYE
- a CDS encoding PIN domain-containing protein translates to MARHLVILDSCVLFPMYLRDTLLRCAWGGLYIPFWSQEILDGATRDLVLTDKMQSDKAKNLETQIKIHFPEAMVEVPSGLVQVMTNHLGDRHVMAAAVVVKANIIVTSNLKHFQEKDLAPWQIKAQSPDVFLTELYNFYPQQVIAVL
- a CDS encoding zinc-dependent dehydrogenase, whose protein sequence is MKAQVFRGVNQLSYEEIPVPTLEADEVLVQVRVVGLCQSDIKKIRYPLYEPPRIFGHETAGTIASVGANVKGWTVGQRVAVMHHIPCMRCSYCLNDNFSMCDVYKNISTTAGFNASGGGFAEYVKVPGHIVQNGGLIPIPNDISFEEASFVEPTNCCLKAVKKAQIAPGQTVLVTGAGPIGLMFMMLVKYFGARAIATDLLPSRIEKALNVGAEAAFDARDPDLPAKIQALTGGMGVDVTLLAVPSDKAFFQALDCTRKGGKILFFAEFPDELEIPLNPNILYRREIDLMGSYSSSYRLQSLSADIVFNRRIDVKALISDRYPLQDLSQAVDQAIAPTPETYKILIYP